The Psychrobacillus sp. FSL K6-2836 nucleotide sequence GCCGTTATCATTGGTGTTGTTATGGGTAACAAAATAGGAAATCCAACACGTAAAGTAGCAGAGAGACTAGTGGAAATTGCATCTGGTGATTTAACCAAGTCACCATTAATTACGAAGCGAAAAGATGAAATTGGAATATTGGTCAATGCTACAAATGAGATGCAACAAGATTTACAAAATGTTATTTCTGAAATACATTTGGCTTCCAATACATTATCAAGTCAATCCGAGCAATTATCTCAATCAGCGGAACAAGTTAAAGTTGGTAGTGAGCAAATCGCAACCACAATGCATGAGCTTGCAAATGGGGCCGAGACACAGGCGTCCAGTGCATCGGATATTTCTGAAATGATGGATGGTTTTGCACAAGCTATTCAAAGTTCGGATGAATCGAGTAGAGGTATTGTTGAAGATTCTCATCTGGTGACCCTAGGTGCTGAGGATGGACAGCAGTTAATGGAACTATCCGTTAATAAAATGAAAGATATCGATGGAATTGTCAAAGGCTCTGTGGACAGAGTAAAAGGATTAGATAACAAAACGAATGAAATATCAACACTAGTTGAGGTTATTCAATCTATTGCCGATCAAACAAACTTATTGGCTTTGAATGCAGCAATTGAAGCAGCAAGAGCAGGCGAGCATGGAAAAGGATTTGCAGTTGTAGCAGATGAGGTGAGAAAGCTCGCGGAGCAGGTATCCCATTCAGTTGGAGAAATTACCGATATTGTCGCAACAATACAAAATGAATCTCAATCAGTAGTTACCACTTTAGAGAACGGTTATAAAGAAGTAACAGATGGAACAGAACAGATTCAACGTACTGGTGAAAAATTCAAGGAAATTACAAGTGGTATTCATGCAATGACAGAAAAGGTAGAGCAGATTTCAAAGAATTTAGCACAAGTTAGCGCAAATAGCCAACAGATTAATGCATCCGTTCAAGAAATTGCTTCCGTTTCAGAGGAATCTGCTGCAGGTGTAGAAGAGACAGCTGCGTCCGCTGAGGAATCCGTTGGTTCGATGGAAGAAGTAGTAGCAAGTTCCCAACACTTGGCGACAATTGCTATGAATCTTGCTGATGCAGTTTCTAAATTTAAAACAACTAAAACAGCAGAATAAAAAGTGCCTGGTTCTAATGCAATTCTGAATTGTGTTAGAACCAGGCACATTTATTTTTATGAAACTAATTTTAAAGTTAAATTTGTAAGGCAGTAACATAGTGGAATTGAAATCGTGTAAAATGGAGAAGATATTGGTTATATAGATAGTTTTATAGGAGGTTAATAAATGGAAAATAATGATATATTAATCAGATTGAGATATGCCCTAGATATTAAAAACAAAGACATGGTAGAGATTTTTAAACTAGGTGGCGTTGAACTTACAAAAGAAGATGTACTTAAAATTCTTACTAAATCAAAAGAAGATATTGATGATGAAGAAGTAGTGGAAGATGAAAATCATATGAAGTGTAACAACAAGATGTTGGAATCATTTTTGAATGGTTTAATCACACATAAAAGAGGTAAACAGGATCCAAAACAGGGACAACCTACTAATCCAGAGCCTGCAGAACAGCAGAAGGATCATGTGAATAATATACTCTTGAAGAAACTAAAAGTAGCTTTACAGTTAACAACGGAAGATATGCTGGAAGTATTAGATGATGGCGGAATTATTGTATCTAAAGGCGAACTAGGTGCTATTTTAAGAAAACCAGGACATCGTAATTATAAGGAATGCGGGGATAATTTTGCACGTAAATTCCTTAAAGGTTTAGCAGTAAAATATAGAAATTAATAAAGAAGGGCGAATTCTAAATTGAGTTCGCTCTTCCTCTTTATCTGTAAACAATTGAAAAGCCTATATTTTCACGGTTTGTGGCAATGTGGATAGTACTTCTTGTAAAGAAGTCAGCTCTTCTTTATTCAAAGGAATCATAGGTAAGCGAACACCTCCTACAGGAACTCCTTTTAAATTTAATGCAGATTTTACAGGAGTAGGATTTGGTGCAGCAAATAGAGCTTTCATGATAGGTAATAATTTGCGGTGATCCTTAGCTGCCTCCCTTACATTACCACTGTTGAACTTTGCAATCATTGCTTGCATTTCATTTCCAATAACATGTGATGCTACTGAAATGATGCCTGTTCCACCAATCGATAGTACCGGGATTGTTAACCCATCATCACCACTATATAGCGAAAAGTCTTCCGGTGTATTACTAATAATTTCAGACATTGCATCTAAATTCCCACCAGCTTCTTTAATAGCAACGATATTTGGTATTTTAGAAAGACGGATAACCGTTTCCACTGACATGTTGACGACACTACGGCCTGGAATATTGTATAGCATAATCGGCAATGATGTAACTGCAGCTATAGTTTTGAAGTGTTGGTACAAACCTTCTTGTGAAGGCTTGTTATAATACGGAACTACAAGCATAATACCATCGACACCTGCATCAGCTGCTTGTCTTGTTAGATCAATGGACGCTTTTGTATTATATGAACCAGTACCAGCAATTACTGGTACTCTACCATTCACAACTTCCACTGTAAATTTAAACAGCTGGACTTTTTCTTCTTCAGTTAACGTCGGAGACTCTCCAGTAGTACCAGATACAACTAAGCCTTCTGTTCCATTGGCAATTAAGTAATTTATTAAGTTTCGTGTAGCTGGAAAATCGATTTCCTCATTATGATCAAAAGGAGTCACCATAGCCGTTAATATTTGTCCAAAATTCATAACTTCTCCACATCCTCTAGTTTTATTATTAAAAATTCAGGGAGAAGGGCGGTATCAATTACGCCTCGGCGTAATTGCGTACAGATTTTGAATTACACTAGCGAAATTCAAAATCTGTGACATCCGCCGGAGGCATAACTTGACGGTTGTTTAGTCAAGTTATGTAGACGCAAAAAAGCAACAACGAGGGGCTCGTTGTTGCAATAGAAATAAAGTAATATTTCCGTGCGTAAGATAGCCCTCCATATAGTCTCCTATATGACAATTCAGTGTTTATTCAACAGCTGAACCAGCTTCAAGAAAAATGAGATTCTTTCAACTTCGGCAAATCCCCCTTTCCACAATTGTCATAGGATCTCATTATCCTCCGAATGTGTACTGATGGTCTTCGCGCCTCTATCCTTACTTCAAATGTATTTGAAATAAGAGAATATTTAATTACTAAGATAATACATGTTTTCTTATACTATTGCAACAGTTTACCTGTAAAATAAGTGTTAACTTATTTTTATGACATGATAAACTATATTTTTGATGAAAATTAATAAGTTTCAAACGTTAAAACCATACTAATCAAGAGGTGAAAAGGATGTATAAATTATTGTCTCATAATGATTTAGATGGCGTCGGATGTGGCATTTTAGCAAAGCTAGCTTTTGGAGAGCAAGTGAAGGTGCGTTATAATTCGATTTCATCCCTTAATCGAGAGATTGAATACTTTTTAGAAAATGATGAGCCAGATACGTTTTTATTTATAACTGATTTGACTCCAAACGAGGATAATGAAAAAAGGCTTAATGATTTTTACGATGCAAAAGGGAAGGTCCAACTAATTGATCATCATAAATCTGCTTTGCATTTTAATGATTATGAGTGGGGATATATTTTAGTGGAAGATCATGAAGGCAAATTAACTTCAGCTACTTCGTTATTATATGAATATCTTGTAACAAATGAACTGTTAGAACCGACTGCTGCACTAACGGAATTTGTAGAATTAGTAAGACAGTATGATACGTGGGAATGGGAAAAGAATGGGAACCACCAGGCCCATTCGTTAAACTCGCTTTTCTATTTAATATCGATGGAAGAATTTGAAGAAAAAATAATTGAACGCCTTCGTACAAGTGATCATTTCGATTTTGATGAATTTGAAAAGAAAATATTGAAAATGGAAGCAGACAAGATTGACCGATATAT carries:
- a CDS encoding methyl-accepting chemotaxis protein, coding for MKLKGKLISTYLIITVFIFVVAGVSLLALGATNQHSKEMYHNRVIPLTVVVEMASLTENTRVQMLSAVLNENPEKTQIAKSNMEEVALLIQHYRGLVLDEDGKKAITKFETDWNAFTTIVQSNIALVNAGNYNDALADLRAGEETFAVSRDSLLVLKDRNISLAEELNNINKSAFETNRFIVFVITFAALIVAVIIGVVMGNKIGNPTRKVAERLVEIASGDLTKSPLITKRKDEIGILVNATNEMQQDLQNVISEIHLASNTLSSQSEQLSQSAEQVKVGSEQIATTMHELANGAETQASSASDISEMMDGFAQAIQSSDESSRGIVEDSHLVTLGAEDGQQLMELSVNKMKDIDGIVKGSVDRVKGLDNKTNEISTLVEVIQSIADQTNLLALNAAIEAARAGEHGKGFAVVADEVRKLAEQVSHSVGEITDIVATIQNESQSVVTTLENGYKEVTDGTEQIQRTGEKFKEITSGIHAMTEKVEQISKNLAQVSANSQQINASVQEIASVSEESAAGVEETAASAEESVGSMEEVVASSQHLATIAMNLADAVSKFKTTKTAE
- a CDS encoding YehS family protein; this encodes MENNDILIRLRYALDIKNKDMVEIFKLGGVELTKEDVLKILTKSKEDIDDEEVVEDENHMKCNNKMLESFLNGLITHKRGKQDPKQGQPTNPEPAEQQKDHVNNILLKKLKVALQLTTEDMLEVLDDGGIIVSKGELGAILRKPGHRNYKECGDNFARKFLKGLAVKYRN
- the dapA gene encoding 4-hydroxy-tetrahydrodipicolinate synthase gives rise to the protein MNFGQILTAMVTPFDHNEEIDFPATRNLINYLIANGTEGLVVSGTTGESPTLTEEEKVQLFKFTVEVVNGRVPVIAGTGSYNTKASIDLTRQAADAGVDGIMLVVPYYNKPSQEGLYQHFKTIAAVTSLPIMLYNIPGRSVVNMSVETVIRLSKIPNIVAIKEAGGNLDAMSEIISNTPEDFSLYSGDDGLTIPVLSIGGTGIISVASHVIGNEMQAMIAKFNSGNVREAAKDHRKLLPIMKALFAAPNPTPVKSALNLKGVPVGGVRLPMIPLNKEELTSLQEVLSTLPQTVKI
- a CDS encoding DHH family phosphoesterase; the protein is MYKLLSHNDLDGVGCGILAKLAFGEQVKVRYNSISSLNREIEYFLENDEPDTFLFITDLTPNEDNEKRLNDFYDAKGKVQLIDHHKSALHFNDYEWGYILVEDHEGKLTSATSLLYEYLVTNELLEPTAALTEFVELVRQYDTWEWEKNGNHQAHSLNSLFYLISMEEFEEKIIERLRTSDHFDFDEFEKKILKMEADKIDRYIRRKKREIVQANIGEHLAGIVYAETYHSELGNELGKEFPHLDYIAIVIMGGKRISLRTIYDHIDVSEVAGQFGGGGHQKASGCTLTEEAYKLFVLDTFHLSPIPEDAKRNQYNLKQSSFGSFYKNRNNDTFILYSKNNQDWILEKNKAEIEQTFTSFEEGERFLKRNYEAALVRDDLFVDYLMSEVKSRENS